The Oxalobacteraceae bacterium OTU3CINTB1 genome includes a window with the following:
- a CDS encoding NAD(P)/FAD-dependent oxidoreductase, which yields MAKFDVAVIGAGAAGMMCAATAAQRGKRVVLVDHATKLAEKIRISGGGRCNFTNINAGPANFLSENPHFCKSALSRYTAADFVALVKKHRIGYHEKHRGQLFCDDSAEQIIDMLKDECAAGDVHWWMPCKVESVAQGGEGGFVLQTDSGTIEADSVVIATGGLSIPKIGATDFGYRIAQQFELRMVEPRPALVPLTFDPQAWAPFVEMAGIALEVDVETGSFKGRNPTGGRFREDLLFTHRGLSGPAILQISSYWTPGTPIVINLIPELDLAATLIEGKGTIKKQLGNVLSQWLPARLAEGLLLAHGFALDARLADLPDAQLRKLGAAINQWTLTPNGSEGYKKAEVTRGGVDTRELSQQTMMVNKVPGLYFIGEAVDVTGWLGGYNFQWAWASGVAAGQSV from the coding sequence ATGGCAAAGTTTGATGTGGCAGTAATCGGCGCGGGCGCAGCCGGCATGATGTGTGCGGCGACGGCGGCCCAGCGCGGCAAGCGCGTGGTGCTGGTCGACCATGCGACCAAGCTGGCCGAGAAAATCCGCATCTCCGGCGGCGGGCGCTGCAACTTTACCAACATCAATGCCGGTCCGGCCAATTTCCTGTCCGAGAATCCCCACTTCTGCAAGAGCGCCTTGTCGCGCTACACGGCCGCCGACTTTGTCGCGCTGGTCAAGAAGCACCGTATCGGTTACCACGAGAAGCATCGCGGCCAGCTGTTCTGCGACGACTCGGCCGAACAGATCATCGACATGCTCAAGGATGAATGTGCCGCCGGCGACGTCCACTGGTGGATGCCGTGCAAGGTCGAGAGCGTCGCACAAGGCGGCGAGGGTGGCTTTGTCCTGCAGACCGATAGCGGCACGATCGAAGCCGATAGCGTGGTGATCGCCACCGGCGGCCTGTCGATCCCGAAAATCGGGGCGACCGACTTCGGCTACCGCATCGCCCAGCAGTTCGAACTGCGCATGGTCGAGCCGCGCCCGGCGCTGGTGCCGCTGACCTTCGACCCGCAAGCGTGGGCGCCGTTCGTTGAAATGGCCGGCATCGCGCTGGAAGTCGATGTCGAGACCGGTTCCTTCAAGGGCCGCAATCCGACCGGCGGGCGCTTCCGCGAAGATTTGCTGTTCACGCACCGTGGCCTGTCGGGTCCGGCGATCCTGCAAATTTCCAGCTACTGGACGCCGGGCACGCCGATCGTCATCAACCTGATCCCTGAACTGGACCTGGCCGCTACCTTGATCGAAGGCAAGGGCACCATCAAGAAGCAGCTGGGCAATGTGCTGTCGCAATGGCTGCCGGCGCGCCTGGCCGAAGGCTTGCTGCTGGCGCACGGCTTCGCGCTGGACGCGCGCCTGGCCGACCTGCCCGACGCGCAACTGCGCAAGCTTGGCGCCGCGATCAACCAGTGGACGCTGACGCCGAACGGTTCGGAAGGCTATAAAAAGGCCGAAGTGACGCGCGGCGGCGTCGATACCCGCGAGCTGTCGCAGCAGACGATGATGGTCAACAAGGTGCCGGGCCTGTACTTCATCGGCGAGGCGGTGGACGTCACCGGCTGGCTGGGCGGCTACAATTTCCAGTGGGCGTGGGCATCGGGTGTGGCGGCGGGGCAGTCCGTCTGA
- the rpsU gene encoding 30S ribosomal protein S21, with protein MTTIRLKENEPFEVAMRRFKRTIEKTGLLTELRAREFYEKPTAERKRKLAAAVKRHYKRIRSQQLPKKLF; from the coding sequence ATGACCACTATTCGCCTTAAAGAAAACGAGCCGTTCGAAGTCGCAATGCGTCGCTTCAAACGCACCATCGAAAAAACCGGTCTGCTGACCGAACTGCGCGCACGCGAGTTCTACGAAAAGCCAACGGCTGAGCGTAAGCGCAAGCTGGCAGCTGCCGTGAAGCGTCACTACAAGCGCATCCGCAGCCAGCAACTGCCGAAAAAACTGTTCTAA
- a CDS encoding GatB/YqeY domain-containing protein, giving the protein MGLREQITEDMKNAMRAKEASRLATIRLILAEIKRKEVDERIEVNDEQTVAIVEKMIKQRKDSITQFEAGNRQDLADIEKAELVVLTAYMPAGLSDEEIAAEVAAAVAASGAAGPQDMGKVMAIVKPKLAGRADMTVVSALVKKALSPA; this is encoded by the coding sequence ATGGGCCTGAGAGAACAAATCACCGAAGACATGAAAAACGCGATGCGCGCCAAGGAAGCGTCGCGCCTGGCCACCATCCGCCTGATCCTCGCTGAGATCAAGCGCAAGGAAGTCGACGAGCGTATCGAGGTCAACGACGAGCAGACCGTCGCCATCGTGGAAAAAATGATCAAGCAGCGCAAGGATTCGATCACCCAGTTCGAAGCCGGCAACCGCCAGGATCTGGCCGACATCGAAAAAGCCGAGCTGGTCGTGCTGACCGCCTACATGCCCGCCGGCCTGTCGGACGAGGAAATCGCCGCCGAAGTGGCTGCCGCCGTGGCCGCTTCGGGCGCCGCCGGTCCGCAGGACATGGGCAAGGTCATGGCCATCGTCAAGCCGAAGCTGGCCGGCCGCGCCGACATGACCGTCGTGTCGGCACTGGTCAAGAAGGCGTTGTCCCCGGCATAA
- the dnaG gene encoding DNA primase gives MIPQSFISDLLNRVDIVDVVGRYVQLKKGGANFMGLCPFHSEKSPSFTVSPTKQFYHCFGCGAHGTSIGFLIEYSGMGFVDAVKDLAQNVGMVVPEQDDKIPPAQRAQMQAQSLALSDAMTQACDFYRAQLRGATDAIAYLKNRGLTGEIAARFGLGYAPAGWDGLKSIFPDYEAVALAEAGLVIDKVDEDGGNRKRYDRFRERIMFPIKNTKGQVIAFGGRVLDHGEPKYLNSPETPLFSKGFELYGLFEARQAIRDAGYVLVTEGYMDVVALAQMGFPQAVATLGTACTTHHVQKLLRQTDMVIFSFDGDKAGRRAARRALEACLPHVTDNKTIKFLFLPTEHDPDSYVRAHGKEAFEQEIHEAMPLSQFLIKEVVGEHDLQSPEGRARAQFDAKPLLQSMTPTALRLQIVRGLAQLTQTTPSEIEVLFELAKPVAVARKAPPRSGRPVPVGLELQIVRLLVAHPPLSLDIDAAALKAFEFFGAEPAERLAQLVGAAQAMGPNGSFAAFAQHLKSQGDEYDGIIAEVVKESESDFDAVRAFLRGAIRQVKNDALKQELSQLFAAGLSSDEIGVRYRELTSQQDQLLREAQAELANR, from the coding sequence GTGATCCCACAATCTTTTATCTCCGATTTGTTGAACCGCGTCGATATCGTCGACGTTGTCGGACGCTACGTGCAGCTGAAAAAAGGCGGTGCGAATTTCATGGGCCTGTGCCCGTTCCATAGTGAAAAGTCGCCCAGCTTCACGGTCAGCCCGACCAAACAGTTTTACCATTGCTTCGGCTGCGGCGCCCACGGCACCTCGATCGGCTTCCTGATCGAATACTCCGGCATGGGCTTTGTCGACGCCGTCAAAGACCTGGCGCAGAACGTCGGCATGGTGGTGCCCGAGCAGGATGACAAGATCCCGCCGGCGCAACGCGCCCAAATGCAGGCCCAAAGCCTGGCCTTGTCCGACGCGATGACCCAGGCGTGCGACTTTTACCGCGCCCAGCTACGCGGCGCCACCGACGCCATCGCCTACCTGAAAAATCGCGGGCTGACCGGCGAAATCGCCGCCCGCTTCGGCCTGGGCTACGCGCCGGCCGGCTGGGACGGCCTGAAAAGCATCTTCCCCGACTACGAGGCGGTCGCGCTGGCCGAGGCCGGCCTGGTCATCGACAAGGTCGACGAGGATGGCGGCAACCGCAAACGCTACGACCGCTTCCGCGAGCGGATCATGTTTCCGATCAAAAACACCAAAGGCCAGGTCATCGCCTTTGGCGGCCGGGTCCTCGACCATGGCGAACCAAAGTACTTGAATTCTCCGGAAACGCCTTTATTTTCAAAGGGATTCGAGTTGTATGGCTTGTTCGAAGCGCGCCAGGCGATCCGCGACGCGGGTTACGTGCTGGTGACGGAAGGCTATATGGATGTGGTGGCGCTGGCGCAGATGGGGTTCCCGCAAGCGGTGGCGACCCTGGGCACGGCCTGCACCACCCATCATGTACAGAAATTGTTGCGTCAGACCGACATGGTGATTTTCAGTTTCGACGGCGACAAGGCCGGCCGCCGCGCCGCACGGCGCGCGCTGGAAGCCTGTCTGCCGCACGTGACGGACAACAAGACCATCAAGTTCCTGTTCCTGCCGACCGAGCACGACCCGGACAGCTATGTCCGCGCGCATGGCAAGGAAGCGTTCGAGCAGGAGATCCATGAGGCGATGCCGCTGTCGCAGTTCCTGATCAAGGAAGTGGTCGGCGAGCATGATTTGCAAAGTCCGGAGGGCAGGGCGCGCGCCCAGTTCGACGCCAAGCCGCTGCTGCAATCGATGACGCCGACGGCGTTGCGCCTGCAGATCGTCCGCGGCCTGGCGCAGCTGACGCAGACCACGCCGTCCGAGATCGAGGTGCTGTTCGAGCTGGCCAAGCCGGTCGCGGTGGCCCGCAAGGCACCGCCCCGCAGCGGGCGTCCGGTGCCGGTCGGGCTGGAATTGCAGATCGTGCGGCTGCTGGTGGCGCATCCGCCGTTGTCGCTCGATATCGATGCGGCGGCGCTGAAGGCCTTCGAATTCTTCGGCGCCGAGCCGGCCGAACGCCTGGCGCAGCTGGTGGGCGCGGCGCAGGCGATGGGCCCGAACGGCAGTTTTGCGGCGTTCGCGCAACATTTGAAGTCGCAGGGAGACGAGTACGACGGCATCATCGCCGAAGTAGTCAAGGAGTCCGAGTCCGATTTTGATGCGGTGCGGGCGTTCCTGCGCGGAGCGATCCGCCAGGTCAAAAACGACGCCTTGAAGCAGGAATTGAGTCAGTTGTTCGCCGCCGGCCTGTCATCCGACGAGATTGGCGTGCGCTATCGGGAGCTGACTTCGCAGCAAGACCAACTATTGCGCGAAGCGCAGGCGGAGTTGGCGAACCGATAA
- the rpoD gene encoding RNA polymerase sigma factor RpoD gives MTAQSAKTADKSETRVASGNPPVVSQTTDAATLAAIDTSGYVLPSVKVPGRRGRKPKEFQPENDEVAALNAVERAELKAVDKAKAKDRKAKEKALLKDAFSSDTEATEEELERRRQKLKTLIKFGKERGFLTYAEINDHLPENIVDPEAIEGIIGTFNDMGIAVYEHAPDAETLLLSDNVATVTSDDEAEAAAEAALSTVDSDFGRTTDPVRMYMREMGSVELLTREGEIEIAKRIEDGLKDMIQAISACPVTIAEIIAASDRIRADEIKIDEIVDGLVDDSDEVAAAPVVAAPAEEDDEEEEEEEEEEEEEEEASASGAAGFSAEQLEALKNAALDKFDVISTQFDKMRRAFEKEGYNSKAYIKAQEAISFELLGIRFTAKVVEKLCDTLRGQVDEVRHIEKQILDVAVNKCGMPRAHFIKVFPGNETNLDWVDGEVNAGHAYSAILGRNIPTIKELQQRLIDLQARVVLPLPDLRNINRQMAAGEMKARKAKREMTEANLRLVISIAKKYTNRGLQFLDLIQEGNIGLMKAVDKFEYRRGYKFSTYATWWIRQAITRSIADQARTIRIPVHMIETINKMNRISRQILQETGAEPDPATLAIKMEMPEDKIRKIMKIAKEPISMETPIGDDDDSHLGDFIEDNNTLAPSDAALHASMRGVVKDVLDSLTPREAKVLRMRFGIEMSTDHTLEEVGKQFDVTRERIRQIEAKALRKLRHPSRSDKLKSFLEGN, from the coding sequence GTGACCGCCCAATCCGCCAAAACTGCGGACAAGTCGGAAACGCGCGTCGCCAGCGGCAACCCGCCCGTGGTCAGCCAGACCACGGACGCCGCCACGCTCGCGGCCATCGATACCTCGGGCTACGTGCTGCCATCGGTCAAAGTGCCGGGCCGGCGCGGGCGCAAACCGAAAGAATTCCAGCCAGAAAACGACGAAGTCGCCGCGCTGAACGCGGTCGAACGCGCCGAGCTCAAGGCCGTCGACAAGGCCAAGGCCAAGGACCGCAAGGCCAAGGAAAAGGCGTTGCTCAAGGACGCCTTCTCGTCGGACACCGAAGCGACCGAGGAAGAGCTCGAACGCCGCCGCCAGAAACTCAAGACCCTGATCAAGTTCGGCAAGGAACGCGGCTTCCTCACGTACGCCGAGATCAATGACCACCTGCCAGAGAACATCGTCGATCCGGAAGCGATCGAGGGCATCATCGGCACCTTCAACGACATGGGCATCGCCGTCTACGAGCACGCGCCGGACGCCGAAACCCTGCTGCTGTCGGACAACGTGGCCACCGTCACCAGTGACGACGAAGCCGAGGCCGCCGCCGAGGCGGCGCTGTCGACGGTCGACTCCGATTTCGGCCGCACCACCGACCCGGTCCGCATGTACATGCGCGAGATGGGCTCGGTCGAGCTGCTGACGCGCGAGGGCGAGATCGAAATCGCCAAGCGCATCGAAGACGGCCTCAAGGACATGATTCAGGCCATCTCCGCCTGCCCGGTGACGATCGCCGAGATCATCGCCGCCTCCGACCGCATCCGCGCCGACGAAATCAAGATCGACGAGATCGTCGACGGCCTGGTGGATGACAGCGATGAGGTCGCCGCCGCGCCGGTCGTCGCCGCGCCAGCCGAAGAGGACGACGAGGAAGAGGAAGAGGAAGAAGAGGAAGAAGAGGAAGAGGAAGAAGCGAGCGCCTCCGGTGCCGCCGGTTTCTCGGCCGAACAGCTCGAAGCGCTGAAGAACGCCGCGCTCGACAAGTTCGACGTCATCTCCACCCAGTTTGACAAGATGCGCCGCGCCTTCGAGAAGGAAGGCTATAACTCCAAGGCCTACATCAAGGCCCAGGAAGCGATCTCGTTCGAACTGCTGGGCATCCGCTTCACCGCCAAGGTGGTCGAAAAGCTGTGCGACACCCTGCGCGGCCAGGTCGACGAAGTGCGCCACATCGAGAAGCAGATCCTTGACGTCGCCGTCAACAAGTGTGGCATGCCGCGCGCCCACTTCATCAAGGTCTTCCCGGGCAACGAAACCAATCTGGACTGGGTCGACGGCGAAGTCAACGCCGGCCACGCCTACAGCGCCATCCTCGGCCGCAACATTCCGACGATCAAGGAACTGCAGCAGCGCCTGATCGACCTGCAAGCGCGCGTCGTGCTGCCGCTGCCGGACTTGCGCAACATCAACCGCCAGATGGCGGCCGGTGAAATGAAGGCGCGCAAGGCCAAGCGCGAAATGACCGAGGCCAACTTGCGTCTGGTGATCTCGATCGCCAAGAAGTACACCAATCGCGGCCTGCAATTCCTCGACCTGATCCAGGAAGGCAATATCGGCCTGATGAAGGCGGTGGATAAGTTCGAATACCGTCGCGGCTACAAGTTCTCGACTTATGCGACGTGGTGGATCCGCCAGGCCATCACGCGCTCGATCGCCGACCAGGCGCGCACCATCCGTATTCCGGTGCACATGATCGAAACCATCAACAAGATGAACCGTATTTCCCGCCAGATTCTGCAGGAAACCGGTGCCGAGCCGGATCCGGCGACCTTGGCCATCAAGATGGAAATGCCGGAAGATAAGATCCGCAAGATCATGAAGATCGCCAAGGAACCGATTTCGATGGAGACGCCGATCGGCGACGACGACGACTCGCACCTGGGCGACTTCATCGAGGACAACAATACGCTGGCGCCGTCCGACGCGGCGCTGCACGCCTCGATGCGCGGCGTCGTCAAAGATGTGCTCGACTCGCTGACGCCGCGCGAAGCCAAGGTGCTGCGCATGCGCTTCGGCATCGAAATGTCGACCGACCACACGCTGGAAGAGGTTGGCAAGCAATTCGACGTCACGCGCGAGCGCATTCGTCAGATCGAAGCCAAGGCCCTGCGCAAGCTGCGTCATCCTAGCCGTTCCGACAAGCTGAAAAGCTTCTTAGAAGGCAACTAA
- a CDS encoding type II toxin-antitoxin system VapC family toxin, giving the protein MRILLDTHIYLWWLQDHPRLSKTARDRIVSASEVYVSSASIWEATIKTGIGKLEVDVHQLVAEIDNSGFKELAISAKHAAAVERLPDIHRDPFDRILIAQALCEPLRLLTADAILSGYSELVEVV; this is encoded by the coding sequence ATGAGAATTCTTTTAGACACGCACATATACCTGTGGTGGCTGCAAGATCATCCTCGACTTTCGAAAACAGCTCGGGACAGGATCGTTTCAGCATCAGAAGTGTATGTAAGCAGCGCCTCAATATGGGAAGCGACAATTAAGACTGGCATTGGCAAGCTGGAAGTTGACGTACACCAGCTAGTGGCGGAGATCGACAACAGTGGCTTTAAAGAGCTCGCCATTTCGGCGAAGCATGCTGCCGCTGTAGAGCGGCTTCCTGACATCCACCGCGACCCTTTTGACCGCATCTTGATCGCGCAAGCGTTGTGCGAACCACTTCGATTGCTCACCGCCGATGCCATTTTGAGCGGGTATTCGGAATTGGTCGAAGTTGTCTAG
- a CDS encoding type II toxin-antitoxin system Phd/YefM family antitoxin, translated as MQTINIHDAKTQFSKLIEAVTQGEEIVIAKAGKPAAMLVPMPAFKPVRQPGAMKGKIKIASDFDSPLPDELQAAFEGR; from the coding sequence ATGCAAACCATTAATATTCATGATGCCAAAACACAGTTCTCGAAACTGATCGAAGCCGTCACGCAAGGCGAAGAGATCGTGATTGCGAAGGCTGGGAAACCCGCCGCCATGCTGGTGCCTATGCCGGCATTCAAACCTGTCCGCCAGCCTGGTGCGATGAAAGGAAAAATCAAAATCGCTTCCGATTTCGACTCTCCTTTGCCTGATGAGCTTCAAGCTGCATTTGAAGGCCGGTAA
- a CDS encoding HipA domain-containing protein, with the protein MQGEAPGSLAGGEQPKFTAVVRRGDLGMPVEHVIVKFSPPLDMPSGRRWGDLLVCEHLALQVLARSGIAAAKTAILEFGERVSLEVVRFDRVGLKGRRPMATFSALDGDLGMMDQSWTAVARELGRLGELPEQDIVTVEILDLFGALIGNTDKHHGNIAVAWTFERKHRLLDAYDMLPMLYRPNAHGEIVAREWTPSYMGRLELRHLSKCHDMAMQFWRDVLDDSRISDDFKGVAGRHMMALRPLAPDA; encoded by the coding sequence ATGCAAGGGGAGGCGCCGGGGTCGTTGGCCGGCGGCGAGCAGCCCAAATTCACTGCGGTGGTTAGACGCGGCGATCTTGGCATGCCGGTCGAACATGTCATCGTCAAATTCTCGCCGCCGCTCGATATGCCATCCGGGCGGCGTTGGGGAGATTTGCTTGTCTGCGAACATCTCGCGTTGCAGGTGCTGGCTCGCAGTGGCATCGCCGCAGCAAAAACCGCTATCCTGGAATTCGGCGAGCGCGTGTCCCTGGAGGTGGTTCGTTTCGACCGGGTGGGGCTAAAGGGGCGGCGCCCGATGGCGACCTTCTCCGCATTGGACGGCGACCTCGGGATGATGGATCAAAGCTGGACCGCCGTCGCGCGCGAGCTTGGCCGTCTAGGCGAATTGCCGGAGCAAGACATTGTGACGGTCGAGATTCTTGATCTCTTTGGCGCATTAATCGGCAACACCGATAAGCATCACGGAAATATCGCCGTCGCGTGGACGTTTGAGCGTAAGCATCGTCTGCTTGATGCGTACGACATGCTGCCCATGCTCTACCGTCCAAATGCTCACGGCGAAATTGTTGCGCGCGAATGGACACCGAGCTACATGGGGCGCTTGGAATTAAGGCACCTATCGAAGTGCCACGACATGGCGATGCAGTTTTGGCGGGACGTACTGGACGACTCACGCATATCGGATGACTTCAAAGGTGTCGCCGGTCGCCATATGATGGCGCTCCGTCCTTTGGCGCCCGACGCCTAG